From Streptomyces fungicidicus, one genomic window encodes:
- a CDS encoding bifunctional methylenetetrahydrofolate dehydrogenase/methenyltetrahydrofolate cyclohydrolase yields MTAQILDGKATAAEIKSDLTARVAALKEKGVTPGLGTILVGEDPGSQKYVAGKHRDCAQVGIASIQRELPGTATQEEIEAVVRELNEDPACTGYIVQLPLPRGIDENRILELMDPEKDADGLHPMNLGRLVLNEPAPLPCTPNGIITLLRRHGVEIKGAEVVVVGRGVTIGRPMPLLLTRRSENATVTQCHTGTRDLAAHLRRADIIVAAAGSAHLIRPEDVKPGAAVLDVGVSRSAEGKIVGDVHPGVAEVAGWVAPNPGGVGPMTRAQLLVNVVEAAERSVG; encoded by the coding sequence ATGACCGCCCAGATTCTCGATGGCAAGGCCACCGCAGCAGAGATCAAGTCCGATCTGACCGCCCGCGTGGCGGCGCTGAAGGAGAAGGGCGTCACGCCCGGCCTCGGCACGATCCTCGTGGGGGAGGACCCCGGCAGCCAGAAGTACGTCGCCGGAAAGCACCGCGACTGCGCCCAGGTGGGCATCGCCTCCATCCAGCGCGAACTGCCGGGCACGGCCACGCAGGAGGAGATCGAGGCGGTCGTCCGCGAGCTGAACGAGGACCCCGCCTGCACCGGTTACATCGTCCAGCTGCCGCTGCCCAGGGGCATCGACGAGAACCGCATCCTCGAACTGATGGACCCGGAGAAGGACGCCGACGGCCTCCACCCGATGAACCTCGGCCGCCTCGTCCTCAACGAGCCGGCCCCCCTGCCCTGCACCCCCAACGGCATCATCACCCTGCTGCGCCGCCACGGTGTGGAGATCAAGGGCGCCGAGGTCGTCGTCGTCGGCCGCGGGGTGACCATCGGCCGCCCGATGCCCCTGCTGCTGACCCGGCGCAGCGAGAACGCCACCGTGACCCAGTGCCACACCGGCACCCGCGACCTGGCCGCCCACCTCCGGCGCGCGGACATCATCGTGGCCGCCGCGGGCAGCGCGCACCTGATCCGCCCCGAGGACGTCAAGCCGGGCGCGGCCGTCCTGGACGTCGGTGTCTCCCGCAGCGCCGAGGGCAAGATCGTCGGCGACGTCCACCCCGGCGTGGCCGAGGTGGCCGGCTGGGTCGCCCCGAACCCCGGCGGCGTCGGCCCGATGACCCGGGCCCAGCTGCTGGTCAACGTGGTCGAGGCGGCGGAGCGCAGTGTCGGCTGA